The sequence AGGGACTGCGTAGCGCATCATCGCGGCCGGGGCGAACTGATAGAACGCCGTTTCGAAAAGGCCGACCAGCGGCGTTTGCGGCATTCGTTGAGCGAAGAGGCGGATGCCATTGATGTACGGCGGATTATGTGCGGGAGCGAGGCCGTTATAATCCGCCATCGCCTTGAGCACGCGATCATCAAGACGCACACAACCCGTGACATCCTTTGCGAGCACCGTCTTGAAGCCGACCGCCGCAAGGTCGTCTTCGTTTTCGATGAAGCCCGTCTTCTTCAATTCCCTGAGGCAATCTTCAATCGCGGCCGGATAATCAGTGACCCGCTCGATGCCGCCCTTATGCACCAGGCGTTCGGGGCTGCTCGAGAAATCGAACAGCCGCCATTTGAGCGACGTCGAGCCGATGTTGGCCACGAGGATCTTCACGCGACGAATGTCAAGGCTGCCAGTGCGCCAGAATTCCGCGCACGTACGGTCCTCAACGCCTCATTGCTGCAACCACTTGCCGAGCCCTGCGAGGCCTTCGTGCGGCCGCGGGATCACTTGCACGCTGACCACTGAGCCAACCTGCGCAGCCGCTGCAGCGCCTGCGTCGGTGGCGGCCTTCACGGCTGCGACGTCGCCGCGGAAAAATCCCGTGACATAGCCGCTGCCGATTTTCTCCCAGCCAGTGAGCGTGACGTTGGCGGACTTGAGGGCCGCATCAGCGGCTTCGAGCAAGGCACACAGGCCTTTGCATTCGATCATTCCAATTGCTTGTTGAGCCATAAAATTATGTAGG is a genomic window of Verrucomicrobiia bacterium containing:
- a CDS encoding BMC domain-containing protein; this translates as MAQQAIGMIECKGLCALLEAADAALKSANVTLTGWEKIGSGYVTGFFRGDVAAVKAATDAGAAAAAQVGSVVSVQVIPRPHEGLAGLGKWLQQ